One part of the Bdellovibrio sp. KM01 genome encodes these proteins:
- a CDS encoding cbb3-type cytochrome c oxidase N-terminal domain-containing protein, with the protein MQDNNNPNPEGYKQLFHEYDGIIEHDNPLPTWWLWTFFLTIIFASLYFLHYQFGGGITLQDELAIHMTALEKEKATQQASAPAETEDSLKEAFEKIDANAGAAVFAGKCAACHGQELQGLIGPNLTDHFWIHGKGTRMDIVKVIREGAADKGMPPWGPVLKREELYSVAKYIMTKLDSKPAGAKPPQGEEVK; encoded by the coding sequence CTTCCACGAATACGACGGCATCATTGAACATGACAATCCACTGCCGACGTGGTGGTTGTGGACGTTCTTTCTGACGATCATCTTTGCTTCTCTTTACTTCCTGCACTATCAGTTTGGTGGTGGCATCACATTGCAAGACGAACTAGCGATTCATATGACGGCCTTGGAAAAAGAAAAAGCTACTCAACAGGCATCGGCCCCAGCTGAAACAGAGGACTCTTTAAAAGAAGCCTTTGAAAAGATCGATGCGAACGCTGGTGCCGCTGTTTTCGCTGGCAAATGCGCCGCTTGCCACGGTCAGGAATTGCAAGGTTTGATCGGTCCAAACTTGACCGATCACTTCTGGATTCACGGAAAAGGCACTCGCATGGATATCGTCAAAGTTATTCGTGAAGGTGCCGCGGACAAAGGTATGCCGCCCTGGGGCCCAGTCCTGAAACGCGAGGAGCTTTATTCCGTCGCAAAGTATATAATGACGAAACTAGATTCCAAACCTGCTGGAGCTAAGCCTCCACAAGGAGAAGAAGTGAAATGA
- the ccoG gene encoding cytochrome c oxidase accessory protein CcoG yields MSLDPNLLTSVDEHGDHIAIIPAEVKGFYKKHRTWVHAVLLVIFLALPWTTIRGVQTILINIPDREFSFFGLLFHAHDAPLLFFIIGTLVIGLAFVTAIWGRVWCGWACPQTVFIESVFRRIEQWTEGNYIERRKLRDESMSFNKIKKSGTKWVLFTVVSSLIAHSFIAYFVGAKDLLHMMEQPPGDNWTYFILVSLVTGAVLFDFGWFREQFCVIMCPYGRFQSLLIDNKSLAVIYDVKRGEPRRGRNQPGEAQGDCVACNRCVNACPTGIDIRNGLQMECIACTACVDACDEIMEKVKKPKGLIRYDTLDFSKIKLTRPRPLVYMGALLILISGLSYAIATRSPFHWTLLRGQGLPYSYVQEGETKDVIQNQFKIHIQNQEREETSYTLSIDPELIKSGAKLTIGENPKVLKPQGTHEWYFFVRLPESSFKGTHGKIISRVTIESRHGDVVNRSDKELIIVGPQGI; encoded by the coding sequence ATGAGCTTAGACCCGAACCTCCTTACCTCTGTTGACGAGCACGGCGATCACATCGCTATCATTCCTGCTGAAGTAAAGGGGTTCTATAAAAAGCATCGCACCTGGGTGCATGCTGTCTTGCTGGTGATTTTTCTGGCACTGCCGTGGACTACGATCCGCGGCGTGCAAACAATCCTGATCAATATTCCTGACCGCGAATTTTCTTTCTTTGGTCTTTTGTTTCACGCCCACGATGCTCCATTATTATTTTTTATTATCGGCACCCTGGTGATTGGCTTGGCCTTTGTCACTGCCATTTGGGGTCGAGTTTGGTGTGGCTGGGCTTGCCCCCAAACCGTCTTTATTGAATCTGTTTTCCGTCGTATCGAGCAATGGACGGAAGGTAACTATATTGAACGTCGTAAACTTCGAGATGAATCCATGTCGTTCAATAAAATAAAAAAAAGCGGAACCAAGTGGGTGTTGTTCACTGTGGTGTCTTCGTTGATTGCTCACAGCTTCATTGCCTACTTTGTGGGGGCAAAAGACTTGCTACATATGATGGAGCAACCCCCGGGCGACAACTGGACATATTTTATTTTAGTCTCTTTGGTAACTGGTGCTGTGCTTTTTGACTTTGGCTGGTTCCGCGAACAGTTCTGCGTGATCATGTGCCCCTATGGCCGCTTTCAATCTCTTTTAATCGACAATAAATCTTTGGCAGTTATTTACGACGTAAAACGTGGTGAACCTCGACGTGGTCGCAATCAGCCCGGCGAAGCCCAAGGTGACTGTGTCGCCTGCAATCGCTGTGTGAATGCCTGCCCTACAGGTATTGATATTCGCAATGGTCTGCAAATGGAATGTATTGCGTGCACAGCTTGCGTGGATGCCTGTGACGAAATTATGGAGAAAGTTAAAAAACCAAAAGGTCTGATTCGTTACGACACTTTGGACTTCAGCAAAATCAAACTGACTCGCCCACGTCCCTTGGTTTACATGGGGGCTTTGCTGATTTTAATTTCCGGTCTTTCCTATGCGATCGCAACCCGCTCCCCTTTCCATTGGACATTATTGCGTGGTCAGGGTTTGCCATATTCCTATGTGCAAGAGGGCGAAACGAAAGACGTGATTCAAAATCAATTCAAGATTCATATCCAGAATCAAGAGCGCGAAGAGACATCTTATACGCTTTCGATTGATCCCGAGTTAATTAAATCAGGTGCGAAGCTGACGATAGGTGAAAATCCAAAAGTTTTGAAACCACAAGGAACGCACGAATGGTATTTCTTTGTGCGCCTGCCTGAAAGCAGCTTCAAAGGAAC